Proteins co-encoded in one Kutzneria chonburiensis genomic window:
- the lpxA gene encoding acyl-ACP--UDP-N-acetylglucosamine O-acyltransferase has translation MAAGVGLLVHVHPSAVVAPEAELADDVVIGPYAVVHGCVRLAAGVRVDSHAVLGGDPQDLAFTGGPTTVEIGPDTVIREAVIVHRSTTSTPTRIGAGCVIMGQVHVAHDCQLGDGVVVSQAASLGGHVAVDDGAVVGGMSLVQQHVRIGRQAVVGAMSKVTRDVLPFCGVEGSPATHRALNVVGLKRSGMPPADYRALRHVFDLLRDGHELDSWADGPVAQLVEFLAGPSRRGISPFRHGGEAV, from the coding sequence ATGGCCGCCGGGGTGGGGTTGTTGGTGCATGTTCATCCGTCGGCCGTCGTCGCACCCGAGGCCGAGCTGGCTGACGACGTTGTCATCGGCCCGTACGCGGTGGTGCACGGCTGCGTGCGCCTTGCCGCCGGCGTGCGTGTGGACTCACATGCCGTGCTGGGCGGGGATCCCCAGGACCTGGCGTTCACCGGCGGCCCGACCACGGTGGAGATCGGGCCGGACACGGTGATCCGCGAAGCGGTGATCGTGCACCGGTCGACCACGTCGACGCCGACCCGGATCGGGGCCGGCTGCGTGATCATGGGGCAGGTGCACGTGGCCCACGACTGCCAGCTGGGCGACGGTGTCGTGGTGTCGCAGGCGGCGTCGCTCGGCGGTCACGTCGCCGTCGACGACGGCGCGGTCGTCGGCGGCATGTCCTTGGTGCAGCAGCATGTTCGCATCGGCCGGCAGGCCGTGGTCGGCGCGATGTCCAAGGTGACAAGGGATGTGCTGCCGTTCTGCGGCGTCGAGGGCAGCCCGGCGACGCACCGTGCGCTGAACGTGGTGGGGTTGAAGCGATCCGGCATGCCGCCGGCCGACTACCGCGCGCTGCGGCACGTGTTCGACCTGTTACGCGACGGCCACGAACTAGACTCCTGGGCCGACGGTCCCGTCGCGCAGCTGGTCGAGTTCCTGGCCGGGCCGTCACGGCGTGGTATCAGCCCGTTTCGTCATGGCGGCGAGGCGGTGTGA
- a CDS encoding dihydrodipicolinate reductase codes for MIATVVWGTGNVGRAAIRAVQAHPALELAAVLVHDPAKVGRDAGELAGLDVELGVPATDDIDAVLAAKPRAVVYAASGDIRGMEALADLVRAIECGAVVVSPSLYPLYDYRNAPPELLDPVQKAVETGGGSLFVSGVDPGWGNDVLPLLISGLASTIDVIRCQEIFDYSTYEQPDSVRYLVGMGQPMDYQAPMLIATVPTMVWGGQVRMIARELGVELDEIRETMDRRPLETTVTTRTMGEFEAGTQGAVRFEVQGIVNGEARIVIEHVTRIHASCASDWPQPPSGDGAHRVIIEGRPRIEVTVEATDESENRSAGGNATAVGRLVNAIDWLAQAKPGLYDALDVPLRPAIGKLSRA; via the coding sequence ATGATAGCCACGGTTGTCTGGGGCACAGGCAACGTCGGCCGCGCGGCGATCCGGGCCGTGCAGGCCCATCCGGCGCTGGAGCTGGCCGCGGTCCTGGTGCACGATCCCGCCAAGGTCGGCCGCGACGCCGGCGAGCTGGCCGGCCTGGACGTCGAACTGGGCGTGCCGGCGACCGACGACATCGACGCGGTGCTGGCGGCCAAGCCGCGGGCTGTGGTGTACGCGGCCTCGGGGGACATCCGCGGCATGGAGGCGCTGGCCGACCTGGTCCGGGCGATCGAGTGCGGCGCGGTGGTCGTCTCCCCCTCGCTGTATCCGCTCTACGACTACCGCAACGCGCCGCCGGAGCTGCTGGACCCGGTGCAGAAGGCGGTGGAGACCGGCGGCGGCTCGCTGTTCGTCTCGGGCGTGGACCCGGGCTGGGGCAACGACGTGCTGCCGCTGCTGATCAGCGGCCTGGCCAGCACCATCGACGTGATCCGCTGCCAGGAGATCTTCGACTACTCGACCTACGAGCAGCCGGACTCGGTGCGCTACCTGGTCGGCATGGGCCAGCCGATGGACTACCAGGCCCCGATGCTGATCGCCACCGTGCCGACCATGGTGTGGGGCGGCCAGGTCCGGATGATCGCCCGCGAGCTCGGCGTGGAGCTCGACGAGATCCGCGAGACCATGGACCGGCGTCCGCTCGAGACCACGGTGACCACGCGGACCATGGGCGAGTTCGAGGCCGGCACGCAGGGCGCGGTGCGGTTCGAGGTGCAGGGCATCGTCAACGGCGAGGCCCGCATCGTCATCGAGCACGTCACCCGCATCCACGCCTCGTGCGCCTCGGACTGGCCGCAGCCGCCCAGCGGCGACGGCGCGCACCGGGTCATCATCGAAGGCCGGCCACGCATCGAGGTCACCGTGGAGGCGACCGACGAGAGCGAGAACCGCTCGGCCGGCGGCAACGCCACGGCGGTCGGCCGGCTGGTCAACGCCATCGACTGGCTCGCGCAGGCCAAGCCGGGGCTCTACGACGCGCTGGACGTCCCGCTGCGGCCGGCGATCGGCAAGCTGAGCCGCGCCTGA
- a CDS encoding alpha/beta fold hydrolase yields MTFDLGDGLTVAVDQRDGTGDPVLVLHGGAGPRSVRGLADLLPGDSTVLTPTHPGFDGQPRPDWFDSVPDLAVAYLDLLDLLKLDRVLVVGSSIGGWIAAEMATRDTRDRIGAVVLLNAVGIDPAAGRLTDTRDLNPARLGELAFVNPALRLDPSTLTDEQRAASLANQQTLAVYAGEPFMYDPKLRRRLRRVDAPALVVWGEEDGIATGDYGRSYAQAFPQGRFVLAPGAGHFPHIEAAALTAASIEEFVKQL; encoded by the coding sequence ATGACGTTCGATCTGGGCGACGGCCTCACGGTGGCGGTGGACCAGCGGGACGGGACCGGTGATCCGGTGCTGGTGCTGCACGGCGGCGCGGGCCCGCGCTCGGTGCGGGGACTGGCCGACCTGCTGCCGGGCGACTCGACCGTGCTGACGCCGACGCACCCCGGTTTCGACGGGCAGCCCCGGCCGGACTGGTTCGACAGCGTCCCGGACCTCGCTGTGGCCTACCTCGACCTGCTTGACCTGCTGAAACTGGACCGGGTGCTGGTCGTCGGGAGCTCGATCGGCGGCTGGATCGCGGCCGAGATGGCGACCCGCGACACGCGGGATCGCATCGGCGCGGTGGTGCTGCTCAACGCCGTGGGCATCGACCCGGCGGCGGGCCGGTTGACCGACACCCGTGACCTGAACCCGGCCCGGCTCGGGGAACTGGCCTTCGTGAACCCGGCGCTGCGCCTGGACCCGTCGACGCTGACCGACGAGCAGCGGGCGGCGAGCCTGGCCAACCAGCAGACGCTGGCGGTGTACGCGGGGGAGCCGTTCATGTACGACCCCAAGCTGCGCCGCCGGCTGCGCCGGGTCGATGCGCCGGCGCTGGTGGTCTGGGGCGAGGAGGACGGCATCGCGACCGGCGACTACGGACGGTCGTACGCGCAGGCGTTTCCCCAGGGGCGCTTCGTGTTGGCGCCCGGCGCCGGGCATTTCCCGCACATCGAGGCGGCCGCGCTGACGGCCGCCTCGATCGAGGAGTTCGTGAAGCAGCTTTAG
- a CDS encoding GMC oxidoreductase, with the protein MGAVALGPATAFGSAARAAAGPIQTGAHVPVLVIGTGYGGCVAALRMAQHGVDVQMIEMGMAWDTPGADGKIFANTTTPDQRSYWLRTRTKQPLSNFLGFPIDKDIPRYTGILDAEEFAGIIVYQGRGLGGGSLVNGGMAVTPKRENFGAILPTVNPDEMYNTYYPRANSELGVGLVDPAWFDTVDCYQFARVGRKQAGRSGFPFVFVPDVYDWDYMKQEAAGTVPKSAVAGEILYGNNYGKKSLQKTYVPRIMATGRVNISTLHKVTSVSPASGGGYTVLIDQLNTNGDAVTTKSVTADRVFFAAGSVGTSKLLTMLKATGKLPNLSSEIGKGWGDNGNVMVGRANWWWDATGAVQASIPCGGIDNWAAGGAFAEVAPLPTGIETYASFYLSITKNPNRAEFSWNAATNKVDLSWQTAWKQPSIDMAKTIFDKINATEATIYRSDLFGVNKIWGDHLTYHPLGGAVLGKATDNYGRLNGYPGLYAIDGSLIPGNTSVNPFVTITALAERNIEKIIATDL; encoded by the coding sequence TTGGGCGCGGTGGCGCTGGGCCCTGCCACCGCTTTCGGATCGGCCGCCAGGGCGGCGGCCGGGCCCATCCAGACCGGCGCGCATGTGCCCGTGCTGGTCATCGGCACCGGGTACGGCGGCTGTGTGGCGGCGCTGCGCATGGCCCAGCACGGCGTCGACGTGCAGATGATCGAGATGGGCATGGCCTGGGACACCCCCGGCGCCGACGGCAAGATCTTCGCCAACACCACCACGCCCGATCAGCGGTCGTACTGGTTGCGCACCAGGACGAAGCAGCCGCTGAGCAACTTCCTCGGCTTCCCCATCGACAAGGACATCCCGCGCTACACCGGGATCCTGGACGCCGAGGAGTTCGCCGGCATCATCGTGTACCAGGGCCGCGGTCTCGGCGGCGGCTCGCTGGTCAACGGCGGCATGGCGGTCACGCCCAAGCGGGAGAACTTCGGCGCCATCCTGCCGACGGTCAACCCGGACGAGATGTACAACACCTACTACCCCAGGGCCAACTCCGAGCTCGGCGTCGGCCTGGTCGACCCGGCCTGGTTCGACACGGTGGACTGCTACCAGTTCGCCCGGGTCGGCCGGAAACAGGCGGGACGGTCGGGTTTTCCCTTCGTGTTCGTGCCCGACGTGTACGACTGGGACTACATGAAGCAGGAGGCCGCGGGCACCGTGCCGAAGTCGGCGGTGGCCGGCGAGATCCTGTACGGCAACAACTACGGCAAGAAATCCCTGCAGAAGACCTACGTGCCAAGGATCATGGCCACCGGCAGGGTGAACATCTCCACCCTGCACAAGGTGACCTCGGTGTCGCCGGCCTCCGGCGGCGGCTACACGGTGCTCATCGACCAGCTCAACACCAACGGCGACGCCGTGACCACCAAGTCCGTCACCGCGGACCGGGTGTTCTTCGCCGCCGGCAGTGTCGGCACCAGCAAGCTGCTGACCATGTTGAAGGCCACCGGAAAGCTGCCCAACCTGAGCTCGGAGATCGGCAAGGGCTGGGGCGACAACGGCAATGTGATGGTCGGCCGGGCCAACTGGTGGTGGGACGCGACCGGCGCGGTGCAGGCCTCCATTCCCTGTGGCGGCATCGACAACTGGGCCGCGGGCGGCGCTTTCGCCGAGGTGGCCCCGCTGCCGACCGGCATCGAGACCTACGCCTCGTTCTACCTGTCCATCACCAAGAACCCCAACCGGGCCGAGTTCAGCTGGAACGCGGCCACCAACAAGGTCGACCTGTCCTGGCAGACCGCATGGAAGCAGCCGTCCATCGACATGGCCAAGACCATCTTCGACAAGATCAACGCCACCGAGGCGACGATCTACCGCTCGGATCTGTTCGGTGTCAACAAGATCTGGGGCGACCATCTCACCTACCACCCACTCGGCGGCGCGGTGCTCGGCAAGGCCACCGACAACTACGGGCGGCTCAACGGCTATCCGGGCCTGTACGCCATCGACGGCTCGCTGATCCCGGGCAACACCAGCGTGAATCCCTTCGTCACCATCACCGCGCTGGCCGAGCGCAACATCGAGAAGATCATCGCCACCGATCTGTAG
- a CDS encoding TetR/AcrR family transcriptional regulator, translating into MQTASGRVNQKTRTRTAIVRAAAELSATGREVTMPEVARAALVSEATAYRYFPDLASLLREAIADQIPSPEEALAGVADSVDPVERIAAATEFLLRHVQARQGVVRAMIAATIVRPEQADARPGMRFGLIDYALAPLAGTLGGRDPQALAQLKNDLAVVVSAEALFSLTDLRGMTAQAAITSLVRTATTLTRAAIG; encoded by the coding sequence ATGCAGACCGCCTCCGGCCGGGTCAACCAGAAGACCCGCACCCGCACGGCCATCGTGCGGGCGGCCGCCGAGCTCAGCGCGACCGGCCGCGAGGTGACGATGCCGGAGGTGGCCCGGGCCGCGCTGGTCTCCGAGGCAACCGCTTACCGCTACTTCCCGGACCTGGCCTCGCTGCTGCGCGAGGCCATCGCCGACCAGATCCCCAGTCCCGAGGAGGCGCTGGCCGGCGTCGCCGACTCGGTCGACCCGGTGGAGCGCATCGCCGCCGCCACCGAGTTCCTGCTCCGGCACGTGCAGGCCCGTCAGGGCGTGGTGCGCGCGATGATCGCCGCCACCATCGTCCGTCCCGAGCAGGCCGACGCCCGCCCCGGCATGCGCTTCGGGCTCATCGACTACGCCCTGGCCCCGCTGGCCGGCACTCTCGGCGGCCGCGACCCGCAGGCATTGGCCCAGCTCAAGAACGACCTCGCCGTCGTGGTCAGCGCCGAGGCCCTGTTCTCGCTCACCGATCTGCGGGGTATGACCGCGCAGGCCGCGATCACCAGCCTGGTGCGCACGGCCACCACGCTGACCCGGGCGGCAATCGGCTGA
- a CDS encoding Na+/H+ antiporter, with protein MEIAAEIVALVVAVLAVTAIARRLDWSAPLCLIVVGVAASFVPGVPEYQLTSDVVLVGLLPPLLYSTAIQTSLLDFRRLRGPIAVLSVGLVLFTTAGVGLVAWLVIPGLPLAAGLALGAVVAPPDAVAASAVARRVAMPRKLVRLLEGESLFNDAAALVALNTSLVAIASTISLWQVGLDFVWAAVGGAVGGVVVGYAASFIRLKLQEPVADTALSFAVPFVAYLLGEEIHGSGVLSVVVAGLIMGHQSPRVLSGAARTASRHNWQTVAYLLENTVFLLIGLQLRRILTEVGRSGLSVPMLVLICAAVLAATILTRLVWLFVIAVWKRVKQALGFKKHKAWPWRYSVVIGWAGMRGVVTLAAAFILPAAMPDRVGVVLVLAAFVVVAGTLLLQGTTLPMLVRRMGLPGPDPAQDALQEAALLHDMVRVALVRLDEISTENDPPEVVERLRERLQGRTDAAWEQLGRQSALNETPSDAYRRLRLDLLQVEREHCLKARDNGSADDVVLRRVLERLDIEESMLDRDDDEPSQEDRELRAPASLAEACKHLAHEWRDVPPSSQDSCAACIEAGLTWVHLRMCLKCGNVACCDSSVGKHSDQHFRDTRHPVMRSYEPGESWRWCFVDKQLG; from the coding sequence GTGGAGATCGCGGCGGAAATTGTTGCTTTGGTGGTGGCGGTGCTGGCCGTCACCGCGATCGCGCGGCGGCTGGACTGGTCGGCGCCGTTGTGCCTGATCGTGGTCGGTGTCGCCGCCTCGTTCGTGCCGGGCGTACCGGAGTACCAGCTGACTTCCGATGTGGTGCTGGTCGGCCTGCTGCCTCCGCTGCTGTACTCGACGGCGATCCAGACCTCGCTGCTCGACTTCCGGCGGTTGCGCGGCCCCATCGCCGTGCTGTCGGTCGGCCTGGTGCTGTTCACCACTGCCGGCGTCGGCCTGGTCGCGTGGCTGGTGATCCCCGGCCTGCCGCTCGCCGCCGGCCTCGCGCTCGGTGCCGTGGTCGCGCCGCCCGACGCCGTCGCCGCGTCCGCCGTGGCCCGGCGGGTGGCAATGCCGCGCAAACTGGTGCGGCTGCTGGAGGGCGAGAGCCTGTTCAACGACGCGGCCGCGCTGGTCGCACTGAATACCAGCCTCGTGGCCATCGCCAGCACGATCTCGCTCTGGCAGGTCGGCCTGGACTTCGTGTGGGCCGCCGTCGGCGGCGCGGTGGGCGGCGTGGTCGTCGGCTACGCCGCCTCGTTCATCCGGCTCAAGCTCCAGGAGCCGGTGGCCGACACCGCCTTGTCGTTCGCCGTGCCGTTCGTGGCGTACCTGCTGGGCGAGGAGATCCACGGGTCCGGCGTGCTCTCCGTGGTGGTCGCCGGCCTGATCATGGGCCACCAGTCGCCGCGGGTGCTGTCCGGCGCGGCCAGGACCGCCAGCCGGCACAACTGGCAGACCGTGGCGTACCTGCTGGAGAACACCGTCTTCCTGCTCATCGGGCTCCAGCTGCGGCGGATCCTGACCGAGGTCGGGCGGAGCGGCCTGTCCGTCCCCATGCTCGTCCTGATCTGCGCCGCCGTGCTGGCCGCGACCATCCTCACCCGGCTGGTCTGGTTGTTCGTCATCGCCGTCTGGAAGCGGGTCAAGCAGGCGCTCGGATTCAAGAAGCACAAGGCGTGGCCGTGGCGGTACTCCGTGGTCATCGGCTGGGCCGGCATGCGCGGCGTCGTGACGCTCGCCGCCGCCTTCATCCTGCCCGCCGCCATGCCGGATCGGGTCGGGGTCGTGCTCGTGCTCGCCGCTTTCGTCGTCGTGGCCGGCACCTTGCTGCTCCAGGGAACCACTCTGCCCATGCTGGTGCGCCGGATGGGCCTGCCCGGGCCCGATCCCGCGCAGGACGCCTTGCAGGAAGCCGCTCTGCTGCACGACATGGTCCGCGTCGCCCTGGTCCGGCTGGACGAGATCAGCACCGAGAACGACCCACCCGAGGTCGTCGAGCGGCTTCGGGAACGACTCCAGGGCCGCACCGACGCCGCTTGGGAGCAGTTGGGCCGGCAGTCCGCGCTCAACGAAACCCCCAGCGACGCCTATCGACGGCTACGCCTCGATCTGCTCCAGGTCGAGCGGGAGCATTGCCTGAAGGCCCGCGACAACGGCTCCGCCGACGACGTCGTGCTCCGCCGTGTCCTGGAGCGCCTCGACATCGAGGAGTCCATGCTCGACCGCGACGACGACGAGCCGTCACAGGAGGACCGCGAACTCCGCGCCCCCGCCTCCCTCGCCGAAGCGTGCAAGCACCTCGCCCACGAGTGGCGTGACGTCCCGCCCAGCAGCCAGGACAGCTGCGCCGCCTGCATCGAGGCCGGGCTCACCTGGGTCCACCTGCGGATGTGCCTGAAGTGCGGCAACGTCGCCTGCTGCGACTCGTCCGTCGGCAAGCACTCCGACCAGCACTTCCGCGACACCCGCCACCCCGTGATGCGCAGCTACGAGCCCGGCGAGAGCTGGCGCTGGTGCTTCGTCGACAAGCAGCTGGGGTAG
- a CDS encoding SDR family oxidoreductase, whose protein sequence is MSTIALVTGANKGVGLATARQLAQLGMTVHLGSRDLSRGTEAAAQLAAQGIVVHPLEIDITDDASVGKAADFLAAEHGRLDVLVNNAGMLNRKAALTVTASDMRPEFETNVFGLVRVIHAMLPLLRRSDAARIVNVSSTSAVFTHTADPSSMFAQSHDSFAYAAGKAAVTMLTLKYANAFRADPALANAKINAVTPGYVATDLNGFQGVRTTEQGARASVRFATLGPDGPSGGFFDEEGPVPW, encoded by the coding sequence ATGTCCACCATTGCCCTGGTCACCGGGGCCAACAAGGGCGTCGGCCTGGCCACCGCCCGGCAGCTCGCCCAGCTCGGCATGACCGTCCACCTGGGCAGCCGTGACCTGTCGCGCGGCACCGAGGCCGCGGCCCAGCTGGCCGCGCAGGGGATCGTCGTGCATCCGTTGGAGATCGACATCACCGACGACGCCTCCGTAGGCAAGGCGGCCGACTTCCTGGCGGCCGAGCACGGGCGGCTCGACGTCCTCGTCAACAACGCCGGCATGCTCAACCGCAAGGCCGCCCTCACGGTCACCGCCTCCGACATGCGCCCCGAATTCGAGACGAACGTGTTCGGGCTCGTGCGCGTCATCCACGCCATGCTGCCGCTGCTGCGCCGCTCCGACGCCGCCCGCATCGTCAACGTCAGCAGCACGTCCGCCGTCTTCACGCACACCGCCGACCCGTCGTCGATGTTCGCGCAGTCGCACGACTCCTTCGCCTACGCTGCCGGCAAAGCCGCCGTCACGATGCTCACCCTCAAGTACGCCAACGCTTTCCGGGCCGACCCGGCACTGGCCAACGCCAAGATCAACGCCGTCACCCCGGGCTACGTGGCCACCGACCTCAACGGCTTCCAGGGCGTACGGACCACCGAGCAGGGCGCCCGCGCCTCCGTCCGGTTCGCCACCCTCGGCCCCGACGGCCCGTCCGGCGGCTTCTTCGACGAGGAGGGCCCCGTGCCGTGGTGA
- a CDS encoding cupin domain-containing protein yields the protein MNDVSITGPDGGEVIELGPARMRIMEDGSVTEHRLSIGEITLAPHSAGPPQHRHAQHDEGFYVVSGLVRFTVGDRDHDAPKGTLVMVPPGVPHTFANPGDEPAVMLNTFTPDLYVQYFRDLRDTIAADGELTPATTVKVMARYATTPAT from the coding sequence GTGAACGACGTCTCGATCACCGGCCCGGACGGCGGCGAGGTCATCGAACTGGGCCCGGCCCGGATGCGGATCATGGAGGACGGCAGCGTCACCGAACACCGGCTCAGCATCGGCGAGATCACCCTCGCGCCGCACAGCGCCGGGCCGCCGCAGCACCGGCATGCCCAGCACGACGAGGGGTTCTACGTGGTGTCCGGCCTGGTCCGGTTCACCGTCGGCGACCGGGACCACGACGCGCCCAAGGGCACCCTGGTCATGGTGCCGCCGGGCGTGCCGCACACCTTCGCCAACCCCGGCGACGAGCCGGCGGTCATGCTCAACACCTTCACGCCCGACCTGTACGTGCAGTACTTCCGGGACCTGCGGGACACCATCGCCGCCGACGGCGAGCTGACCCCCGCCACGACCGTAAAGGTGATGGCGCGGTACGCCACCACCCCCGCGACCTAA
- a CDS encoding carboxymuconolactone decarboxylase family protein produces the protein MNIDIPAGKDAIGYVWGEMVPGIGTAAAAFSLSVYQHTTLGLREFEAARLRIAQINGCLFCLDWRTDRDGVKVEEEFADAVLNWRTTERFDDRTRLAAEYAERYAVDHHNIDEEFWTRMSEHYSQKEIVELSMSIGAWLAFGRLNHVLGIDAVCVLPGH, from the coding sequence ATGAACATCGACATCCCGGCGGGCAAGGACGCGATCGGCTACGTGTGGGGCGAGATGGTGCCGGGCATCGGCACGGCCGCGGCCGCCTTCTCGCTGTCGGTGTACCAGCACACCACGCTGGGGCTGCGCGAGTTCGAGGCCGCGCGGCTGCGGATCGCCCAGATCAACGGGTGCCTGTTCTGCCTGGACTGGCGGACCGACCGGGACGGCGTCAAGGTCGAGGAGGAGTTCGCCGACGCGGTGCTGAACTGGCGCACCACCGAGCGCTTCGACGACCGGACCCGGCTGGCCGCCGAGTACGCCGAGCGCTACGCGGTGGACCACCACAACATCGACGAGGAGTTCTGGACGCGGATGTCCGAGCACTACAGCCAGAAGGAGATCGTCGAGCTGAGCATGAGCATCGGCGCGTGGCTGGCCTTCGGGCGGCTCAACCACGTGCTGGGCATCGACGCGGTGTGCGTGCTGCCGGGGCACTGA